A window from Fibrobacter sp. UWB11 encodes these proteins:
- a CDS encoding HNH endonuclease produces the protein MKKARRLLDEFLEKNKNLFKQHDLEIDADEIHDGLPQNAYAFVDVYERHDEDKNGWKVRPFPEPIGLRFGCYAAANNGRGCFFLSFFIPMALVGRIPEKMVDLIIPHNPDRWIEKKWNGTDSILIKPEHFRQLTLETIGVSFEGLNYDESQEIESDDVQKMIVEKTAQLENGTSWFYSYFFDKNDAECVFEEFFDDIMPIFKSEKVDWLECVAEIQARRGQGLFRRQMMKYWENKCAFTGCDNPELLVACHAKPCAACENIEQRMSPYNGFLLRADIAYLFNKGLITFLDCGLIIISKKLNDEDQKAFGLYSDMSIRKLDEKHREFLHYHQKYVWQDRDRGELILKMKAYL, from the coding sequence ATGAAAAAGGCTAGAAGATTGCTTGATGAATTTTTGGAAAAAAACAAGAATTTATTTAAACAGCATGATTTGGAAATTGATGCTGATGAAATACATGATGGTCTGCCTCAAAATGCTTATGCATTTGTTGATGTCTATGAAAGGCACGATGAGGATAAAAATGGGTGGAAGGTGCGCCCTTTTCCAGAACCTATCGGTTTAAGATTTGGATGTTATGCGGCTGCAAATAATGGGCGGGGATGCTTTTTCCTTTCGTTCTTTATCCCGATGGCGCTTGTTGGGCGGATTCCCGAGAAAATGGTTGACTTGATTATCCCGCATAATCCGGACAGATGGATTGAGAAAAAATGGAATGGAACAGATTCTATTTTGATTAAACCAGAGCATTTTCGGCAATTGACTCTTGAAACGATTGGAGTTAGTTTTGAAGGATTGAACTATGATGAAAGCCAAGAAATTGAATCAGATGATGTTCAAAAAATGATTGTTGAGAAAACCGCTCAGTTAGAAAATGGAACATCGTGGTTTTATTCCTATTTCTTTGACAAGAACGATGCAGAATGTGTTTTTGAAGAGTTCTTTGATGACATTATGCCGATTTTCAAAAGTGAAAAAGTAGATTGGCTTGAATGTGTTGCCGAAATCCAGGCTCGTCGCGGTCAAGGACTTTTTCGCCGTCAGATGATGAAATATTGGGAAAATAAATGTGCGTTTACGGGATGCGATAATCCTGAATTGTTGGTGGCTTGCCATGCAAAGCCTTGTGCTGCGTGTGAAAATATCGAGCAACGAATGAGTCCATATAACGGATTCTTATTAAGGGCTGATATAGCTTATTTGTTTAATAAAGGACTCATTACTTTTCTTGATTGTGGTCTTATAATTATTTCTAAAAAGCTAAACGACGAGGACCAAAAAGCCTTTGGGCTTTATAGCGATATGTCTATTCGGAAACTTGATGAAAAACATCGTGAATTTTTGCATTACCATCAAAAGTATGTTTGGCAAGATCGTGATAGGGGAGAACTGATTTTGAAGATGAAAGCGTATCTGTGA
- a CDS encoding HNH endonuclease, translating to MDFSKQNTNRLELIESKEDLIINLKKIELLLDMHDKYIRDIIVRGTSYVFYKFDGKDRFIPSRFIGYKNTTPDKHKKANNKQGGATNYAISKILKLECCVSKHMEDRLHNFFEKSFGSTGEIYNKEHKFWETDISIFPTLKQEEDKLYQEVVLLNKNRTHIDLRNYGKIEKQSIKPTKLISYFVRDPQVVADALWLANGVCQGCGAECLEYGKETKVFKRSDESIFLEVHHITPLSEGGLDMLENACALCPTCHRLLHHGKIEDKEKILKNIKKSRIKKLKELLG from the coding sequence ATGGATTTTTCAAAGCAAAATACGAATAGACTTGAATTAATTGAGTCTAAAGAAGATTTGATAATAAATTTAAAAAAAATCGAATTATTATTAGATATGCATGACAAATATATCCGTGATATAATTGTTAGGGGAACTAGCTATGTTTTCTACAAATTTGATGGTAAAGATAGATTTATACCAAGTCGTTTTATTGGCTACAAGAATACAACTCCAGATAAGCATAAGAAAGCAAACAACAAACAAGGTGGCGCCACAAATTATGCCATATCCAAAATATTGAAATTAGAATGTTGTGTAAGCAAGCATATGGAAGATCGATTACACAATTTTTTTGAAAAATCATTTGGTTCAACTGGCGAAATTTATAATAAAGAGCATAAGTTTTGGGAAACAGACATCAGCATATTTCCAACATTAAAACAAGAAGAAGATAAATTATACCAAGAGGTCGTCCTTCTAAACAAGAATCGAACTCATATTGATTTACGCAATTATGGGAAAATTGAAAAGCAATCAATTAAACCTACAAAGTTAATATCTTATTTCGTTCGCGATCCACAAGTTGTTGCGGACGCTCTATGGCTTGCAAATGGAGTTTGTCAAGGTTGTGGTGCAGAATGTTTAGAATACGGAAAAGAAACAAAAGTCTTTAAGAGATCAGACGAATCTATTTTTTTAGAGGTGCATCACATCACGCCATTGAGCGAAGGTGGACTTGACATGCTCGAAAATGCTTGCGCATTGTGCCCTACATGCCATCGACTATTACATCATGGTAAAATAGAGGATAAAGAAAAAATACTTAAAAATATTAAAAAATCGAGAATAAAAAAATTAAAGGAATTATTAGGATAA
- a CDS encoding virulence RhuM family protein, whose amino-acid sequence MKNELENTFLLYHDKDGNTDISVRFADEDVWVTQVQLAELYETSQQNISLHIDNIYKDEELPKEATHKDFLLVQQEGKRQVHRKIAHYNLDVIIAIGYRVQSPVATRFRRWATARLHEFIQKGFSLDDERLKNGRNRYFKELLQRIRDIRSSERNFYQQVTDIYATSIDYDPRKKITKEFFATVQNKLHYAVHEHTAAELIYERVDSEKPFVGMTNFRGDYITEDDVKIAKNYLSEKELQRLNLMVSQFLDFAELQALDEKPMKMQDWVKALDNQIIMSQRKILEGKGKISHDEAMVKAEHEYKLFRQKELANLKSDFDLFLQETKKLSNKI is encoded by the coding sequence ATGAAAAACGAATTAGAAAACACTTTTCTGCTTTACCACGACAAAGACGGCAATACAGATATTTCCGTGCGTTTTGCCGACGAAGATGTATGGGTGACACAGGTTCAGCTAGCCGAGCTGTATGAAACCTCTCAGCAAAATATAAGCCTGCACATTGACAACATATACAAGGACGAGGAACTGCCCAAGGAGGCAACTCACAAGGATTTCTTGTTAGTTCAACAAGAGGGGAAACGACAGGTTCATCGAAAGATCGCTCATTACAACCTCGATGTCATCATCGCCATCGGCTATCGTGTCCAATCCCCTGTCGCCACAAGGTTCAGACGGTGGGCCACAGCAAGGTTGCATGAATTCATCCAGAAGGGGTTCTCCCTTGACGATGAAAGGCTTAAAAATGGCCGGAACCGCTATTTCAAGGAACTTTTGCAGCGAATACGCGATATTCGTTCATCGGAACGGAATTTCTATCAGCAAGTCACGGACATCTACGCAACGTCCATCGACTACGATCCCCGCAAAAAAATTACGAAGGAATTCTTTGCTACCGTTCAAAACAAACTGCATTACGCAGTTCACGAACATACCGCAGCAGAGCTTATCTACGAGCGAGTTGACAGCGAGAAACCATTCGTTGGCATGACAAATTTCAGGGGCGACTACATCACAGAAGACGATGTAAAAATCGCAAAAAACTACCTTTCGGAAAAAGAACTCCAGCGTTTGAATCTGATGGTATCGCAATTCCTTGATTTCGCCGAATTGCAAGCCTTGGATGAAAAGCCCATGAAAATGCAGGACTGGGTTAAAGCTCTCGACAATCAAATCATCATGAGCCAGCGGAAAATTTTGGAAGGCAAAGGCAAAATAAGCCACGACGAAGCTATGGTGAAGGCGGAACATGAATACAAGCTTTTCCGCCAAAAGGAATTGGCTAATTTGAAAAGCGATTTCGATCTGTTCTTGCAAGAGACGAAGAAGCTGTCAAACAAAATTTAG
- a CDS encoding YafY family protein: MAEKTRGERTVQLFAHLISNPDKSYSISNLMEVLQIPEGERRNVQRDMSFLVSMNNGAYIQTHGKGRSFAYQSAIKTADRLLFPNFENTMLHFVFLQRIANIYPATSELIFALLEKINKTLPASERKALQQVSDALNTKILFMGTPPNFEEDASDKLKTILRAIHDHRKILVEYATPEKVEKKVRIPLMIIIYQNEIYIGCESQSNPGKTYVLKFRRIKSIELTKETFQENPKVIETLRKRVTLGSAILGTQDPKAEDVEIIFDPSAKFYLDEKPFHRSMKVEELKNGQLRVTMKVEANELLYRWVLSYADSATVIKPISLRNRLNEFSYFLHSTYYHR, encoded by the coding sequence ATGGCAGAGAAAACTCGTGGGGAACGCACTGTTCAACTTTTTGCACACTTGATTTCGAATCCGGACAAGAGCTATTCCATCAGTAATTTGATGGAAGTGTTGCAGATTCCAGAGGGAGAACGCCGCAATGTGCAACGCGATATGAGCTTTCTCGTGTCCATGAACAACGGAGCGTACATACAAACGCACGGCAAAGGGCGTTCATTCGCCTATCAGTCCGCCATCAAGACGGCTGACCGCCTGCTGTTCCCGAATTTTGAAAACACGATGCTGCATTTCGTATTCTTGCAGCGCATTGCCAACATCTACCCCGCGACAAGCGAACTGATTTTTGCATTGCTTGAAAAGATCAACAAGACTCTGCCAGCAAGCGAACGAAAGGCGCTCCAGCAAGTTTCCGACGCCCTGAATACAAAAATTCTCTTTATGGGAACGCCACCAAATTTCGAGGAAGACGCGAGCGACAAACTCAAGACCATTTTGCGAGCCATTCACGATCACCGTAAAATTCTGGTGGAATACGCCACTCCTGAAAAAGTGGAAAAGAAAGTGCGCATTCCGCTGATGATTATCATTTATCAAAACGAGATTTACATCGGCTGCGAATCGCAAAGCAATCCGGGTAAGACGTACGTTCTCAAGTTCCGTCGCATCAAGAGCATCGAACTCACCAAAGAAACATTCCAGGAAAATCCAAAAGTTATTGAAACGCTCCGCAAGCGTGTCACGCTCGGCTCCGCCATTTTAGGCACACAAGACCCGAAAGCAGAAGATGTCGAAATCATTTTCGACCCAAGCGCCAAATTCTACCTTGATGAAAAGCCTTTCCACCGCTCCATGAAAGTCGAGGAGCTGAAGAACGGACAATTACGTGTCACGATGAAGGTCGAAGCGAACGAATTACTATACCGCTGGGTACTTTCGTATGCAGACAGTGCTACAGTCATCAAGCCAATTTCGCTCCGCAATCGCCTAAACGAATTTTCATACTTCCTCCACAGCACATATTACCATAGATAG
- a CDS encoding HNH endonuclease, with protein MKIDDAKKILWSFYHRNIGDSSPVVTVSGRGYRYFITLAKSEDNVAIELWCENDCFDDNKGMFLCISLGYENEKMFETDFPDKRNFERTQNDVYTLHKVPNYNDIALQKAEHPYYYASLYIDPDNELESLQKFFENSRIKAIIEKHNIIFSDDCGKSATERIQQILARVGQGVYRENLEKLWDSACAVTGCRIRDVLRASHAKPWKDCKDKDEEQRLDGHNGLLLSANYDALFDKGLIAFSSLQDGWKIMISSKVETAQLLKLGIDAEVCLNPPKGLKEKDKIEIESFLRYHRERVYKK; from the coding sequence ATGAAAATAGATGATGCAAAAAAAATCCTATGGAGCTTTTATCATCGGAATATTGGAGATTCCTCTCCTGTGGTTACAGTATCCGGACGTGGATATCGATATTTTATAACATTAGCCAAATCAGAGGATAATGTTGCAATTGAATTGTGGTGCGAAAATGACTGCTTTGATGATAATAAAGGCATGTTCCTTTGCATTTCTCTTGGATATGAAAATGAAAAAATGTTCGAAACGGATTTTCCAGACAAGCGAAATTTTGAACGAACGCAAAATGATGTTTACACCCTACATAAAGTTCCTAATTATAATGATATCGCGTTGCAAAAAGCGGAACATCCCTATTATTATGCCTCTCTCTACATTGATCCTGATAATGAATTAGAATCATTACAAAAATTTTTTGAAAATAGCCGAATAAAAGCTATTATTGAAAAGCATAATATAATCTTCAGTGACGATTGTGGTAAAAGTGCTACGGAACGAATACAACAGATCTTAGCCCGTGTTGGACAAGGTGTGTATCGAGAAAATCTTGAAAAACTGTGGGATAGCGCCTGCGCGGTAACCGGTTGTCGTATTAGAGATGTCTTAAGAGCTAGCCATGCCAAACCATGGAAAGACTGTAAAGATAAAGATGAAGAACAACGCCTTGATGGACACAATGGCTTACTTCTTTCAGCCAATTACGACGCCTTGTTTGATAAAGGCTTGATTGCTTTTTCATCACTTCAAGATGGTTGGAAAATAATGATATCATCCAAAGTCGAAACAGCGCAACTTTTGAAGTTGGGAATTGATGCTGAGGTATGTTTAAATCCTCCAAAAGGATTAAAAGAAAAGGATAAAATTGAAATAGAAAGTTTTCTTCGGTATCATCGAGAGCGTGTTTATAAGAAATAG
- a CDS encoding glycogen/starch/alpha-glucan phosphorylase, which yields MAKTTKNASDITVLGTDAEAFRKAFTDHIHHTLARSKYTVTDHEKFLAVAYAVRDRLVDRWIKTQNTYYEKDVKRVYYLSLEFLIGRTLGNSVLNLDVESAVTEALDEIGMTLEELREQEVDAGLGNGGLGRLAACFLDSMATLELPATGMGIRYEYGMFSQKIVNGEQEEQPDNWLRLPNPWEIARPANAIKVPFYGYVVSWMDENGRLRNRWETKDYVLALPYDTPIPGYKNNTVNNLRLWSAKSADDFGLSYFNNGDYIAAVQDMELSETISKVLYPNDSSMNGKELRLKQQYFLCSASLQDIIKRFKKLHNNDWKLFPEKVAIQLNDTHPAISIAEMMRILLDIENLEWDEAWDIVTHTFAYTNHTLMPEALEKWPVSLFEKLLPRHLQIIYEINARFLRMVSMKWPGDNNRLARMSLIEEGGCKMVRMAYLSIVGSFAVNGVAALHSDLLKTTLFKDFYELWPEKFNNKTNGVTPRRWVRKANPAMSELITSKIGESWVKDLDDLKKLEKFAKDADFQKKFMEVKKQNKERLAKYLKATQNVDVDTNTFFDVQVKRIHEYKRQLLNILHAIHLYIQVKDGKEIMPRTIMIGGKSAPGYWMAKQIIRLANAVASIIDADPACKGKLKMVFLENYRVSFAEKIIPAADLSEQISTAGTEASGTGNMKFALNGALTIGTLDGANVEMKEEVGDDNIFIFGLTVEEVTDLLAKGYRPRDFYEHDDDLRRVIDLIASGFFSPDHPETFKHIAEKLLSHDPYMLCADFRSYVDMQKKVAEAYQDKKHWAEMAILNVARMGKFSSDRTIKQYAEEIWNAKPCSIKL from the coding sequence ATGGCTAAAACTACCAAGAACGCAAGTGACATTACAGTGCTCGGTACCGACGCGGAAGCCTTCCGCAAGGCATTTACCGACCACATCCACCACACGCTCGCCCGCAGCAAATACACGGTGACGGACCACGAAAAGTTCCTCGCTGTGGCTTACGCCGTGCGTGACCGTCTTGTTGACCGTTGGATCAAGACGCAGAACACCTATTACGAAAAAGACGTCAAGCGCGTCTATTACCTCTCTCTCGAATTTTTGATTGGCCGTACGCTCGGCAACTCCGTGTTGAACCTCGACGTCGAAAGCGCCGTGACGGAAGCCCTCGACGAAATCGGCATGACGCTCGAAGAACTCCGCGAACAGGAAGTGGATGCGGGTCTCGGCAACGGTGGCTTGGGTCGCTTGGCTGCTTGCTTCCTCGACTCAATGGCAACGCTCGAACTCCCGGCAACGGGTATGGGCATCCGTTACGAATACGGTATGTTCAGCCAGAAGATTGTGAACGGTGAACAGGAAGAACAGCCGGACAACTGGCTGCGCCTTCCGAACCCGTGGGAAATCGCCCGCCCGGCAAACGCCATCAAGGTTCCGTTCTACGGTTACGTGGTGAGCTGGATGGACGAAAACGGTCGTCTCCGCAACCGCTGGGAAACGAAGGACTACGTGCTTGCCCTCCCCTACGACACACCGATTCCGGGTTACAAGAACAATACGGTGAACAACCTCCGCCTCTGGAGCGCGAAGTCCGCCGACGATTTCGGCCTCAGCTATTTCAACAACGGCGACTACATCGCCGCTGTGCAGGACATGGAACTTTCTGAAACGATTTCGAAGGTTCTGTACCCGAACGACTCCTCCATGAACGGTAAGGAACTGCGCCTCAAGCAGCAGTACTTCCTCTGCTCTGCTTCTTTGCAGGACATCATCAAGCGCTTCAAGAAGCTCCACAACAACGACTGGAAGCTCTTCCCGGAAAAGGTCGCCATCCAGTTGAACGATACGCACCCGGCAATCTCTATCGCCGAAATGATGCGCATCCTCCTCGACATCGAAAACCTCGAATGGGACGAAGCTTGGGACATCGTGACGCACACGTTCGCTTATACGAACCACACGCTCATGCCGGAAGCTCTTGAAAAGTGGCCGGTCAGCTTGTTCGAAAAGCTCTTGCCGCGTCATCTCCAGATCATTTACGAAATCAACGCTCGTTTCCTCCGCATGGTTTCCATGAAGTGGCCTGGCGACAACAACCGTCTCGCTCGCATGAGCCTTATCGAAGAAGGCGGCTGCAAGATGGTCCGCATGGCATACCTCTCCATCGTGGGTTCGTTTGCCGTGAACGGCGTGGCAGCTCTCCACTCCGACCTTTTGAAGACGACGCTCTTCAAGGACTTCTACGAACTGTGGCCTGAAAAGTTCAACAACAAGACAAACGGCGTGACGCCGCGTCGTTGGGTCCGCAAGGCTAACCCGGCTATGTCCGAACTCATCACTTCTAAGATTGGTGAATCCTGGGTCAAGGATTTGGACGATCTGAAGAAGCTCGAGAAGTTCGCCAAGGACGCCGATTTCCAGAAGAAATTCATGGAAGTCAAGAAGCAGAACAAGGAACGCCTCGCCAAGTACCTCAAGGCAACGCAGAATGTCGATGTCGACACGAACACGTTCTTCGATGTGCAGGTCAAGCGTATTCATGAATACAAGCGCCAGCTCTTGAACATTCTCCATGCCATCCACCTTTACATCCAGGTGAAGGACGGCAAGGAAATCATGCCGCGTACCATCATGATTGGTGGTAAGTCCGCTCCAGGTTACTGGATGGCTAAGCAGATTATCCGTCTTGCTAACGCTGTGGCTTCTATCATCGACGCTGATCCGGCATGCAAGGGCAAGCTCAAGATGGTGTTCCTCGAAAACTACCGCGTGTCCTTCGCCGAAAAGATCATTCCGGCTGCAGACCTCTCCGAACAGATTTCTACCGCCGGTACCGAAGCTTCGGGTACGGGTAACATGAAGTTTGCTTTGAACGGCGCTCTCACCATCGGTACGCTCGACGGCGCTAACGTGGAAATGAAGGAAGAAGTCGGTGACGACAACATCTTCATCTTCGGTCTCACCGTTGAAGAAGTGACGGACCTCCTCGCTAAGGGTTACCGTCCGCGCGACTTCTACGAACATGACGACGATCTCCGCCGCGTAATCGACCTCATCGCTTCTGGCTTCTTCAGCCCGGATCATCCGGAAACCTTCAAGCACATTGCAGAAAAGTTGCTCTCGCATGACCCGTACATGCTCTGCGCAGACTTCCGCAGCTATGTGGATATGCAGAAGAAGGTTGCTGAAGCTTACCAGGACAAGAAACACTGGGCAGAAATGGCAATCCTCAACGTCGCTCGCATGGGCAAGTTCAGCTCAGACCGTACCATCAAGCAGTACGCTGAAGAAATCTGGAATGCCAAGCCGTGCAGCATTAAGCTGTAA